The DNA window gcgaaagaaagggatggaggggggattaaagagagacagagagagcatccATTTGACAGTAGTGAATTTGTGACCAATGCCAACTGTTGTGCATGTAAAAGAAAGAGATGTAGAGAGGGTgaaagtgagagacagatgcagacagagagatgtagagatgaaaaagagagagagagaatgatgagTGAGTGTACAATTGCAGTCTATGTGACGTCCTCACCGTCATCCAAATAGTTCTGGTTCAAGTTCTCCTGCTTGACTGTGATTTTCCCAGGGATCAGCCCAGACAGGCAGCTGGTCGCTGGGCCTCTCTGGGCCAAGCTCTGACATCCTTGGTCCTGTCCAGATCTGGCTCTGGGTTCTGGGTCTCTGTGGACCAGACCCTGGGTGTAGCATGGTGGGGACCTGCCCAAGGGCAGCACTGTCTGGACCTGGACATACCCTCGATACATCTGGCCACCACTGGCCCCTGGCGAAGCTCCAACAGGGCAGGGCGACACTGGAGCCAGGTATTCTCTGtcacctggtctggtctggtctggcaggGCACCTATTCCAACATGCTGACTGGCGTGCAGGACCTGGGACTGGGGCCCTGGCTGGGGAGCCTGGCAAGGCTGACCCTGCTGGGGCCTGGTGAGAGTTTGGGCCGGGCCGCCACCGGTAAACGTGGCCCCTGATCCTGGAGGCTGGTGAGCACGGTTGATGCTGGTGGGGTGGTAGGCAGGTGGGGGCTTGTACTGGGCCTGGTAAAAGCTGTCACTGTGGTCGGGCACTACCCCCAGCTGCTGGTAGGGTGCCGTGCCTGGCATGGAGTGGTGGCTGGGGATGAGGTGGGTACTCTGGGTGTGGTAACCTGGTGTAACAGTCTGTCTGGAGGCCTGGGACACAGCACAGCCTAGCAGACTGTACTGGTAGTCATCCACGGGCTCTCTCTTCACAGCTGTGGATGGACGTAGTGGAGAGTGCTGTAGTGTAAGTTATTACAGTTgcgattgtgtttgtgtgtccaggtTTGCACGTGAGTGAGTGTCCTGGTGAGAGTGTGTCAGGTGGTGCTGACCTGTCAGGGGAGCGTAGGTGAAGGGCTGGGACAGACTGCATTTGCGCCTACCGTTCATCACAAAAAAGTTAACCTGGACTGCTTGGTGAAGGCTCAGGTCTCTGTACGGAGGCACCTCCACAAACAGGATGTtctgtatacacacatacagagacggagagagagacagagagagatagagtgaaaacaagagagagagagagagagagagagagagagtgagtaagaaagagagagacagagtgtgagagagagagagagagatagagagatgggacAACATGTTTCCAGAAAATGCTTTCCGTTGTACAAACAgttttttgtttcgttttttttgtaCAAAACAAACTTCTCTGTTCCTGTTCAAACCCTGTATTGTTGACATGAACATGGAAACATTTGCTTGATTAATGTACTTGAAAGGCATTTCTAAATTAGCTTCTCATTGGGTGTACCTAGGAACAAGTGGATGATGTGTACTCTTGGCTCTAGATTGCGCCTTTGTTCCTGAGAGCATAACACATTTACACTATGGACATTTGATGCAGACACAAAGTAGATCAAATACAAATGTTGTACTAGATTTAACTCAGCGAGTGGAAACAAGCAGGTATAAGAGAGTTGGACTCACCGGGCGGCTCTTGTCTCTGTCCACATTGGCCTCTGCTTCCCAGATCTGCACTTCTGACAGCAACCACAATCAACagtgtcagttttttttttttactttgatttCTTAAAGTAACAAGAAGTTGAATCATCTAAGCTTTTTTCAAGTAGTCATCTATAGCTGACGTGGGAAGAGTGGCAGAAATACTGTCCCATATCAGGTCGAGGGGACTTCCATATCCACTTTCACTAAGTTTCGCTTCAAGTACATGACTTCAGTTGATTTTGATGCAATCATGTAAATAACATATGTCAATATCTGATTATGGGGATTATTGTTCAGTTAAagatagtatagtatagtatagttatTATTCAAATTATCGAACCCAGTGTAAATCAATGTAAatcaggggagtcaggtggctgagcggtgagggagtcaggctagtaatctaaaggtccccagttcgattcccggccacaccatgacgttgtgtccttgggcaaggcacttcaccctacttgcctcgggggggaatgtccctgtacttactgtaagtcgctctggataagagtgtctgctaaatgactaaatgtaaatgtaaaacaaacaaaactcaGAGATCAATTATAGTTCACTTTTTGCGAATAATTTCGATCCAAGTTATGACTCAGCCTACTTTCCCCTACAGTAGTGCTCACAATACCACACACAATCATAAACAGACAGCTCCCTGACAGGTCTCCACCTGAGCCTGGAGATGGTGTATGCTACCACTTCCTGTTGCAGTAAACCACACTCAAAACAAGACCAGTTCAACTCATCCTGCAAGTACACATCCTGTGTCTTCTCTTGTCACACACCCACAGTGTTACCCAGAGTGCATCTGCCACAGCAGGCAAGAGGTGTCATATTTCCATGACAGTCGAATGATGATGGAATTAATGATGCAACGCGGTTATGTTAAATCCTATATGTAATCAAACGATATTTGTCAGTTTCTTGTAAAAATGTGTGAAAACACATTGAGACTGAGACTAAGAAACTCCTTTTAGACCTTTGACAGTTTTGCATGTTGCTTCTATAGCCCTAAAGCATAGGTCCTGAATAAACATCAACGTCACCCATGCAAACAAGATTGAAAAACCCTGATGTAAAGATTACGCTTTGACATAATACTAATGCACAAGAGCAACTCTAGAATATGAATCTGTCTCCATCTATGTAACGGGACTACAGACACTTTGAGGACtgaaggggtatccgtaaactAATGCTCATGTAAGAAAAATCTAAAAGAAAAACGTAAAATAACATAATATTATCAGTACATAATATTGTTATATTGTATACAACAGCAAAATTAGTAGCAAATTGAAGCACCGTGAGGTAAATAAAGTAAGCTATGTCACATAAAAGTAATAGCAAAGGAATTAAAGATAAAAAAAAGTAACTTTCTGTGACGTCAGTTTGTCTCACCATGTGTCTTTTCAGTGAACACCACCCTGGACTCGGAGGTGAAGTTCTGACCCAACAGGATCATCTGCTGCCCACCCAGAACCGAACAGCACTCCAGATCCTGGTTCTCCACCCTGGGGTACTCCTGGGCCGATCTCTGGGCTGTAGAAACACACCACAACAGAACACTCGCGTCATTGAACAAAGTTCTCACAAAGAACACACATTTGAGAATCAAAAACAGTACTTGACTGTACTTATTACGTAAGAATTCATAATTATGTATGTTTATTTGGTTGACTTGAGTGTGTCAGGGTAGTGGGAGGTTGGCCTGTgagcaggggcgaatctaggatcccacttttggggggggctaagcccctacataaaacctattatttttcctgtgacccagcaaaactagggggatCTGGAGGCACGTTCCCCCAGAAGAaatgtttgaaaatatccttttaaatcgTGTCCTCTAGtatttttttgtaatttttaTTAAAAGaatttgggggggctaatgaaacttttgggggggctccagccccccaaaatagggctagataagCCCATGCCTGTGAGACAGGAAGACTTACAGCACTCGATAGGCTGGGAGGCCACCTGCAGGGAGACCACCTGACCCGTTGGCTCTGGGATGTGGACGCGGTACACCAGGCGAACCCGCGTGTTCTTACGCCCGATGTTCGTCTCTCCATTCCTCAGCTCGATATCAGCGTTCCTCAGCTTCAAGATTCCGGCACAGTCAATCCTGTACATTGCAAATGCAGGTAATAACTGTGTATTCAATATATGCAGTACAGTTACATTATGAGTAATATATATGCAGTGGTTACACTATTCACAGGCCTATTTGTAGGTTGAATGTAatgaatatatactgtatatgtaaagTCATGCATAGTAAATGGTGATAGCAGAGAAGATAGTAGATAGAGAAaatatgcatttgtgtgtgtgtttgtgtgtgtgtttgtgcatacaCGCGCGTGttgttcccctccctcccccttacaCTACTCTCATGTTGTTGCTAGGCTCCAGAGGCAGCTCCAGAGCCTTGGTGCCCTGGACAGTTCTCTCCAGGCTGGGGGTGGTGACCGTTTTGCCCGTGATCCGGTGGACCTGGTAGAAGGAGTGGGGTCTCATGACCTTCTCGTCGGCCGTTCCGATGAACACCAGCAGACCCAGGGGCCCTGAGCCTCTGTACCCACACAACTGCAACAGAACAGATCTTCATGGCTTCCATAAAGTCGCTGAATAGGTGCGGTAAAAGGTGCGTTATTCATACACTAGATTGCCGGCTGAAGAGAGAGATTAGAGCAACCcagagaaattgagagagacagagagacagagagagagagagagagagagagagagagagagagagagagagagagagagggacccagagaaatggagagaaagacagcttGATAGAAAAaagaagtgtgagagagagagcctaccTGGACCTCTGGGTGTCCTCCCCCAGGTGCCTTCACGGGCCCCCGGCTGCCCTCGGTCTCGTAGTGGGCCCGGTGGTGAGGCCGGGGCTGCTGCAAGATCTGGAGCTGGTACTGCCCTGACTGGCTGGGCACAGGC is part of the Hypomesus transpacificus isolate Combined female chromosome 9, fHypTra1, whole genome shotgun sequence genome and encodes:
- the LOC124471710 gene encoding nuclear factor of activated T-cells, cytoplasmic 2 isoform X2, producing the protein MAFSYGDLDPNYVKPTEGQDNSEEDLDFSYLFHYNRPEFSTGGDNGNSPHPALLPQLCEDSYPDDPSQQSYLLPGSGAGLDPLELLANGPGLAPTPSPRIEITPSWEPLQPLSLDCSPGSTALMAYREQQCLSPASSNSSTGWLAESNSPWTSPCVSPSGGGGGVGQLAQDLCPGLQGISTSSGHSSPGTSPRNSITEETFQLLQSQRTSSASPNPHSLSHLRSRSASPQGKRTYDQYSGSPCLGTPVYPRSRSPSPGPLIPQGSHHQLQPQAPLQLQAQASPNLEELLSSPYRAVSSKMVRNSKESYVWGETQTQGILFGENQTQDTPYGDTENQSSLYADTKVWVCEQERRGRPESGPGTGLGARLDTLYVLPPIWSSPLTHNGALSVPALSSVPPLDWPVPSQSGQYQLQILQQPRPHHRAHYETEGSRGPVKAPGGGHPEVQLCGYRGSGPLGLLVFIGTADEKVMRPHSFYQVHRITGKTVTTPSLERTVQGTKALELPLEPSNNMRVVIDCAGILKLRNADIELRNGETNIGRKNTRVRLVYRVHIPEPTGQVVSLQVASQPIECSQRSAQEYPRVENQDLECCSVLGGQQMILLGQNFTSESRVVFTEKTHVQIWEAEANVDRDKSRPNILFVEVPPYRDLSLHQAVQVNFFVMNGRRKCSLSQPFTYAPLTAVKREPVDDYQYSLLGCAVSQASRQTVTPGYHTQSTHLIPSHHSMPGTAPYQQLGVVPDHSDSFYQAQYKPPPAYHPTSINRAHQPPGSGATFTGGGPAQTLTRPQQGQPCQAPQPGPQSQVLHASQHVGIGALPDQTRPGDREYLAPVSPCPVGASPGASGGQMYRGYVQVQTVLPLGRSPPCYTQGLVHRDPEPRARSGQDQGCQSLAQRGPATSCLSGLIPGKITVKQENLNQNYLDDVNDIISSNL
- the LOC124471710 gene encoding nuclear factor of activated T-cells, cytoplasmic 2 isoform X1, producing MAFSYGDLDPNYVKPTEGQDNSEEDLDFSYLFHYNRPEFSTGGDNGNSPHPALLPQLCEDSYPDDPSQQSYLLPGSGAGLDPLELLANGPGLAPTPSPRIEITPSWEPLQPLSLDCSPGSTALMAYREQQCLSPASSNSSTGWLAESNSPWTSPCVSPSGGGGGVGQLAQDLCPGLQGISTSSGHSSPGTSPRNSITEETFQLLQSQRTSSASPNPHSLSHLRSRSASPQGKRTYDQYSGSPCLGTPVYPRSRSPSPGPLIPQGSHHQLQPQAPLQLQAQASPNLEELLSSPYRAVSSKMVRNSKESYVWGETQTQGILFGENQTQDTPYGDTENQSSLYADTKVWVCEQERRGRPESGPGTGLGARLDTLYVLPPIWSSPLTHNGALSVPALSSVPPLDWPVPSQSGQYQLQILQQPRPHHRAHYETEGSRGPVKAPGGGHPEVQLCGYRGSGPLGLLVFIGTADEKVMRPHSFYQVHRITGKTVTTPSLERTVQGTKALELPLEPSNNMRVVIDCAGILKLRNADIELRNGETNIGRKNTRVRLVYRVHIPEPTGQVVSLQVASQPIECSQRSAQEYPRVENQDLECCSVLGGQQMILLGQNFTSESRVVFTEKTHEVQIWEAEANVDRDKSRPNILFVEVPPYRDLSLHQAVQVNFFVMNGRRKCSLSQPFTYAPLTAVKREPVDDYQYSLLGCAVSQASRQTVTPGYHTQSTHLIPSHHSMPGTAPYQQLGVVPDHSDSFYQAQYKPPPAYHPTSINRAHQPPGSGATFTGGGPAQTLTRPQQGQPCQAPQPGPQSQVLHASQHVGIGALPDQTRPGDREYLAPVSPCPVGASPGASGGQMYRGYVQVQTVLPLGRSPPCYTQGLVHRDPEPRARSGQDQGCQSLAQRGPATSCLSGLIPGKITVKQENLNQNYLDDVNDIISSNL